The Streptomyces sp. WZ-12 genome segment AACACCACCGACTCCTCGGCCCGTTCGGAGGCATACCTCCTCCAGGGCCAGCAGAACCTCGTCCAGGACTGTGCGGTGACCGCGGCCAAGATCCATGCCTTCTCCACCTACGGCCGCCAGTCCGGCCCCAACGTCTTCTCCCGCTGCAAGGCGACCCTGGTGGACAAGACCTACGACGCCGGCGGCCACGAACGCTGGGGCAGCGGAACCCTCTACGACGACGTCACCCTCGACGGTTCGCTGCTCCTCGTCAACAACGGCAGCCGGGGCAGCGGCCACGGCTGGTCCGACGCCAACAGCACCGCCTACAACTGCGCCCCGCAGCAGTACATGGTCCAAGAGCCCCCGACCGCCCACAACTGGGCCATCGGGTGCACCGGCACCCTCATGAAGGGCAGCGACGGCCAGGTGCAGTCCAACGGCAAGCACGTCATGCCCGACAGCCTCTACGACCAGCAGCTCCACGACCGCCGCGCGACGGAGTCCGCACGCCGCTGATCCCACGGCCGGACACCGATCCAACGGCGACGGCAACCCTGTGCCCGGCATGCCTGCTGCGCACGTGCGCAGCAGGCATGCCGGGCACAACCGCACGCGGGGATAGGGGAAGGCCCTCAGGGGAAGGACTCACGAGGCCCGCCCAACGGCCCGACCCGACGGGTCAAGGTGACGCCAACGCGATGCCGAGCTGATGTCGAGGCGATGTCGAGGTGCGGGACAGGCACGCAGGAGCACACGCAGGCACGGGAGCACCGTGGAGTCGCGTCGGTTCAGCGGCGCACTCGACGCGGCGTCAGATCGGCTTCGGGAATCGGAGGTGCCGCTCGTGGACGGCGAGGGCAGCAGTTACGGACACCGCAGGATCGAGCGCGAGACGACGGCGGCCGATTGCCCCGTCTCGCGTGCGGACGACGGCAGTTGGCAGGTGCGCGGGTACGACGAAGCCCGCACCGTGCTGCGCAGCACCGCCACCGTGCAGGCCGGCCTCGGTATCGAGACCGTCGAGAACCTCCCCTCCCGTATCCGGCGGCCGGTGCTCTACCGAGACGGTCCGGAACATCGCGAGCACCGTCGACAGACCGCCCGCTTCTTCACACCGCGCCGCGTCGACGAGCACTACCGCGACGTCATGGACCGCGCCACGCGGGCCCAGTTGAACCAACTCACGTCCACAGGACGGGCGTTGCTCTCCGAACTGACCTTCAACGTGGCGATCGAAGTGGCCTGCGCGGTCATCGGACTGACCGAGAGCCGGCCCGGCATCAAGCGGCGCCTGGAACGCTTCTTCCCCGAGAGGTTCGGAACGCCCGGGCTGACGAGCCTGCACGGCATCTACTGGATGATGCGGCAGTGCACCAACTGGCTGCGTGTCTACCTGGGCGACGTACGGCCCGCCGTGCGGGCCAGGCGCCGCGGTCGCCGCGACGATCTCATCTCCCACCTGCTCGACGAGGGGTGCTCGACCAACGAGATCCTCGGTGAGTGCCTCACCTTCGCCGCGGCGGGCATGGTGACCACCCGCGAGTTCATCAGCGCGGCCGCCTGGCATCTGTTCTCCGACGCCGCACTGTTGACGCACTATCAGACGGCTCACGAAGCCGGCAGGATCGCGGTCCTCACCGAGATCCTTCGCCTCGACCCGGTCATCGGCCGCCTCAGCCGCCGCACCATCGAGCCTCTCGACCTGTCCGGCAACGGCGATGCGGCCCTGACCGTACCGACCGGAGAGCGCATCGACATCCTCGTCGACCGCACCAACCTCGACGAACGGGCCGTGGGCCGACAACCGCAACGCATCTGTCCCGGGCGCGCCATGAGCGAGGGCACCGGTTCTCCCGCCCTGTCCTTCGGCGACGGCCCGCACAAGTGCCCCGGAATGCACATCGCTCTCCTGGAGACGGACGTCTTCCTCAGCAGCCTGTTCGCCCTTCCGGGACTGCGCATGGCGACGCCACCCACGATCAGCTTCATCGACGGCATCGGAAGCTACGAACTGCGCCACTGCGTCGTGGAGGTCGACACCGCTCCTTGACCCGCCGACGGCGAACGGGGCGGATGCTGCCGTGCGCGGCAGGAGCGAACAGCCGCCCCGGGCGCCCGGGCGCCGTGGCGTGCCCGAGCGCCGTGGCACGACGGCCGCGTCACGTCTGCGGAACGTCCTTGACGTAGACGATGGCGTCGCTGCCTGCCAAGTGGGCCGGGTCGAGGGGGAAGTAGCCGAACCAGGGGGACACCCGAGGGGCGGGGTGCGTTTCCGCGAGGGCGGTGGCCAGCCGGGGAGCATCGATGACGTAGCGGTCTTCCGGGAGCGCGTACAGGCGGCCTTCGACGGTGTCTGTGGGCGGGGTGTCCACCCCCTGGTGCCGGATGGTGCCGAGGGCGGTGGCCAGGAAGGCGTACTCCTCGCCCAGGCGGGCATTGACGAGCGCACCGGCACCCCACCATTCCAACGGCAGCTCGCCCATCCGCATGGTGCTCTTGTGCCGCTGGAGATGGAGGTTGTGGGCGAAGACCAGTGTCGGTCGCCGTTCCGCGAGGGCGAGGAGGTTGTCGGCCATCATCTGATCGCGTATGCCGACCAGGCGCGTCATGCGGCCCGGCGAGGTGTCGGCCATCCGGAAGTGGTAGCGCAGCAGGCCGGTGGCGGTGCGCGCGTAGAGGCGCGCCCGGTCCCAGTCCGCCCGCGAGGTCTCCGTGACGAGGTGCGGTGACTGCTCGTCGAGCAGAGAGGTCAAGTCATCCGCGAGCAGGCGCAGTTGGGCGGCGTCGGGTGACTGTCCTACGGACTGGGTCGGGTCCATCATGGCGGCGGGGTTGCTCCATCGGCCGTCGGTGCCGAGCAGGCGGTCGAGCGAGTCCGCGGTGCACGGGAGCAGGTCCGCGTCCACGTGTGCCGAGAGGTAGGCGTGGAGTGCGGTGAGGGGCTGGCGGGGGCTCGCGGCGTCGGTGATCTCCAACGGGCCGTCGAAACCGGCGAAGTGGAGCCTTTCGGAGGCGGGGCGACCCTCGTTGTAGGCGCGCATCCAGCGCACGAGTTCGCGGTTGGCGGCGGACGCGCCGAACCCGTGGCTGAATCCGCGCTCCATGACGCCGTCAAGGGAGCCCGTGCCCGAGGTGACGTAGTCGTTCACGACAAGGCCCCGCAGGCAGTCGCTCTCGATCGCAATCGTGCGGTAGCCCTCCTGCTCGACGAGCTGCCGGAAGAGGTCGTTGCGCAGATCGAGCAGGGTGTCCTCGCCGTGGGTGGGCTCGCCCAGGGCGAGCAACTGCGGCCGGGATGACAGCAGCCGCATGACAGCGCCGGCCGCTACGGCATGGGTGGTGTCTTGGAGGTCAGGAGCCATGACCTCAACGGTATCGTTGAACCTTCGGTTGAAACTTTGCTGCGAGATCGGCGGAACAGTGGGGGAAAACCTTCAAAGTCGTGGGCGACTCAGGCCGGTGGATCTGGCGCGTGGACACGGCCTGTCCACCCAGGCGATCAGGAACTACGAGGAGGCCGGCATCCTGCCGGTCGCCGAGCGCACGCCCCACGGCTACCGCGCCTATACGCCGTTGCACGCGGCGGCTCTGCGCGCGTTCCTGGCCCTGGTGCCTGGCCACGGCCACCAGACAGCGACGTCGATCATGCGGGCGGTGCATCAGGACGCGGCCGACGAGGCGTTCCGACTCATCGATGAGAGTCACGCCCAACTCCTCGACGACCGCCGAACGCTCCAGGCCGTGGAACGAGCCCTTCGCGACCTGGAGCCCACCGCCACCAGATCCGAGCCGGGTGCGGAGCCCGCCTCGCCATCCCCACTGTCCGGCACCGCCGACACGTTCATCGGACCGCTGGCGGACAGGCTCGGCATCCGGCCCGCGACGCTGCGCAAGTGGGAGCGCGCCGGACTGGTGCGCCCGCGCCGCGCCCCAGGCACCGGATACCGTCTCTACGGTGAGGCCGATGTGCGCGATGTCCAGCTCACCCACCAACTCCGGCGCGGCGGCTACCTGTTGGAACAGATCGCACCCCTGATCACCCAGGTGCGGGCGGCCGGCGGGCTGGAGCCGTTGGAAGCCGCGCTGCACGACTGGCACGGCCGACTGTCCGCCCGCGGACGGGCGATGCTGACCGGAGCGGCCGAGCTGGAGACGTACCTCCGCGAGCGGGGATGAGGGCATCGGGGAATGCGCCAGGACCGCCACGCCTCGCGGGCTCGAATCAGAGCCCCGGAACTCCGCGGCACCGGAGACCTTTCGGCGACGGAGACGGCGACGGCATCGATTCCGATGTCAACGTCGACATCGGAATCGGACAGCAGCTCGACCTCCGCCGGTTATGTCGCTTGCCAATTGCGAGCGTTCAAAGTCCTGTTGACGCTCCGGCGAACGCCCGGCGGATCGAGTGACCGTATCCCGCCGTGATCGTTAAGGCACGCATGCGGTGGGGAGAGACAGCACAGGGGAAGTGGGCCTGGTCCGGGTCGTATTCGACGGCCGGTGCGACGGCGGTGCGCACCATGGGCACCGTGCGGAAGAAACAGGGTCTGCCGACGGTCGGCACAACGGCCCCGGCCGGCAGGGCTCAAAGCACGTCGGCGGTGCGGCTGTTCGGCGTCGATCTGGCCCGCGGCTTTGCGGTGTTCGGGATGTACGCAGCCCATGTGGGTCCTTCTCCGGACCGGGGTGGCGCGATCGGCTTTGCGATGGAGTTGGCGCACGGGAGATCCTCGGCGCTCTTCGCCTTGTTGGCGGGATTCACCGTCGTCCTCATCACCGGGCGGAACACGCCGAAGAGGGGTGTCGCCGGCCGTGAGGCCGTCGTCAAGGTGGCAATCCGGGCTGCGGTACTGGTAGTTGTCGGTTCCGCAGTCACCGTCACCGACACCCCCGTCGACGTCATCCTGGCCTTCTACGGTGTGTACTTCTTGCTCGTGCTGCCGCTGTACCGGCTCGGCGCCGGGCCGTTGGCGTGGATCGCGGCGGGGACCGCCCTCGTCTTTCCTCAGGTGCTGTATGTCGTGGCGCACGCGGCGGGTGGGCGCGGGTACGGGAGCCAGACGGGAGTGGACGATCTGTTCTCCCTCCTTGTCAGCGGCAGTTACCCGGCCATCACGTGGATTCCGTTCGTGATCGCGGGCATGGCCGTTGCCCGCCTTGAGCTGACCTGCGCCACGGTCCGTGCGCGCCTCGCCCTCGTCGGTGTCTGTCTCGCCGTGACTGGCTACGGGGGTTCCTGGCTGGCGTTGCGGCTCGTCCCCGGCGCAGCCCACGCCCTCATCAGCGCGGCCGGACCGGGCGCGGTGAGTGCATGGTGGTCCGACATCGCCGGCTACCCGACCTACCACACCCCCGCCTGGCTCTTGGCGGCCTCTCCGCACAGCCAGACGACGTTGTCGATCATCGGCAATACCGGGGTGGCACTCACCGTCCTGGCCACCTGTCTCATCGCCGTGGACACCAGTCCGCGCCTCCTCGCCCTGGCCCGGCCGGTGATCACGGTGGGATCCATGTCGCTGACGGCTTACGTCCTCCACCTCGTCGCGATCAGGCTCTTGGGCATCGAGCAGGTGCCGGGATCACCGCTGCACGTTCTGCTCGGCTTCGTCGCCGTCGCGATGGTTCTCGCCACTGCCTGGTCGTGGTTCTCCCGGCGCGGGCCGCTCGAATGGTTGATGAGCAGAACGACCGATCTCGCCCGGTACGTACCCGTAGGACGATGAGGCAGGCCCGCGGGACCTCAGGGCCGCCCCCCTTCCCGCCTCTTCCAGCCCCTTCCCATCTCATCGACGAGACAGCGCGCGACAGCGGTGACCGCTATCCGGACGGACGTCGAAGCGGCGGGTGGCGGCGCGGAGCCGCGGACCCCGGCGGGCGACTGTAGCGAAGTTAATACACCGAGTCAGGGTGGCGAGGCCGCCAGAAAGGGAATGACCTCACACAACAGTCAATTAGTTGCGCAATTACTGAAGTTGGAGGGGAACCGATGGCTGACAGGGTCAGTGGCGTGGTCCGGTGGTACAACCAAGCCCGCGGCATGGGGTATATCGACGGGAACGACGGCCGCGAAGTGAGGGTGGACAGCCGCGCCATCGAAGACGGGACCTTCGTCGTCGAAGGTCTCCGGGTCAGCTACGTGCCCGTGGAGGACGAGAACGGCTGGCACGCGGAACACCTGAACATCGCCAAACACTCCTCGGGATCCGCCGACCACGCGTGATCCGTACGACTGGCAACCTCGGGGGTGGACGGACGAGCCGTTCACCCCTCGACGGTGGTCGACGCGCGGCTTGGCGGCACCGTGGCATCCGTCGGCTGCGCACACATTCTTGATCCACTCCCGAATCCCGCCATATGGTGACGCGCATGGAGCTCACCTCGCGCCTGCTGGAGCAGTTCGTGGTGCTCGCCGAGGAGAAGCACTTCGGCCATGCAGCGCGCCGCCTGTCCATGAGTCAGCCACCGCTGAGCCAGGCGATCCAACGCCTGGAGCGCGGCCTTGGCGCGTCGCTGCTGGAACGTACCGGCCGGGGCGTGAAGTTGACGGCAGCCGGCGCCGCCTTCGCGGCCGACGCCAAGCGGCTGCTGGAGGCGCAGAACGCGGCGATGGAACGGGTCCGCCGGATATCCCGGGGCGTCGAGGGCACCATCCGGCTCGGTTACGTGAGCAGCCTCGGGCACTGGCACCTGCCGCAACTACTCGCGGTGGCCGCCCGGGAGATGCCGGGCATCCGACTGAGCGTCCGTCAACTGGCCTCGGTCGAACTGGCCGAGCGGGTCCGGGAGGGTGCGGTGGATCTGGCCCTGGTCCGGATGCCGGTCGCGGATCTCGCGGGTGTGGAAGTGCGGGAAGTCGCCAAGGAGCGCACCGTGTTGGCCGTGCCGCTCGGCCATCCACTCGCCGGAGCCGCCTCGATACCGCTCTCCCGACTTCGTGACGAGGAGTTCGTCACCGCCTCCCCGCGGGCCATATCCGAACTGCGGCAGATGATCCAGGATGCCTGCCGGGAGGCCGGCTTCGCACCGCGCAGCCGCGCCCAGGCCGAGGACTTGACCAGCATGCTGGGTTACACGGCGGCCGGGATGTGCGTCAGCTTCGTTCCGGAGCGCGTCGCGGCGCTCGGCCACCCCTTGGTCCGCTTCGTCCCGCTCGAAGGTGACGCCGACCGACTGGTGACCACGGTGGCGGCGCTCAGCCGACCGGCAGCCGACCCGGCGGTCACCACGCTGCTGAAACTGATGCAACGTCACCGCCCGGAAATCGAGGGCCCGAACGCGACGCGCACGGAGACACCAACACCAGAACCAGCACAAGCACAAGCAGCGACTGAAGCACCGGAACTTGCATCGGCATCTCAGGACGTGGAGGGGGCAGGGAATCCTACCGAGGACCGGAGGGCGTAGCCGCCCGAGCGCTCCCCCACCGCGGCCTCAGGCAGCGGCGGGAGTGACCCTGATGGGCAGCCGGCGAAGGGCATGGGACCTGAACGAGGCGCGCCACTGGAGCTCTTCGGCCGGGACCGCCAATTCCAGATGAGGGAAGCGGCGCAACAGTGTGCCCAGCCCGATCTGGATCTCCAGGCGCGCGAGTGCGGCCCCAAGGCAGTAGTGCAGGCCGTGCCCGAACGCGAGGTGTTGCGCATCGTCGCGGTGGATGTCGAAGCGGTCCGGGTCCGTGTGGCGGGCGGGGTCGCGGTCGGCCGAGCAGATGCCCAGCATGACGGTGTCGCCGGCCGGGATGCGTACGCCTCCGATCTCGATGTCCTCGGTGGGGAAACGCCGTACGGCGAGCTGGTTGGGGTGCGCGAAGCGGAGTATCTCCTCGACCGCGTTGGGCAACAGGCTCGGGTCGGCACGGAGTGCGGCGAGCTGATCGGGGTGTTGGATGAGGGTCAACACCCCGCTGCTGATGAGGTGTTGGGCGTTCTCGGTGCCGGCGAAGAGAATCATGAAGGCGAGCGAGACGAGTTCGTTTTCGCTGAGCCGGTCGTCCTCGTCCCGCGCCGCGATCATTCCC includes the following:
- a CDS encoding DUF418 domain-containing protein, with protein sequence MGTVRKKQGLPTVGTTAPAGRAQSTSAVRLFGVDLARGFAVFGMYAAHVGPSPDRGGAIGFAMELAHGRSSALFALLAGFTVVLITGRNTPKRGVAGREAVVKVAIRAAVLVVVGSAVTVTDTPVDVILAFYGVYFLLVLPLYRLGAGPLAWIAAGTALVFPQVLYVVAHAAGGRGYGSQTGVDDLFSLLVSGSYPAITWIPFVIAGMAVARLELTCATVRARLALVGVCLAVTGYGGSWLALRLVPGAAHALISAAGPGAVSAWWSDIAGYPTYHTPAWLLAASPHSQTTLSIIGNTGVALTVLATCLIAVDTSPRLLALARPVITVGSMSLTAYVLHLVAIRLLGIEQVPGSPLHVLLGFVAVAMVLATAWSWFSRRGPLEWLMSRTTDLARYVPVGR
- a CDS encoding cold-shock protein, with product MADRVSGVVRWYNQARGMGYIDGNDGREVRVDSRAIEDGTFVVEGLRVSYVPVEDENGWHAEHLNIAKHSSGSADHA
- a CDS encoding LysR substrate-binding domain-containing protein, with translation MELTSRLLEQFVVLAEEKHFGHAARRLSMSQPPLSQAIQRLERGLGASLLERTGRGVKLTAAGAAFAADAKRLLEAQNAAMERVRRISRGVEGTIRLGYVSSLGHWHLPQLLAVAAREMPGIRLSVRQLASVELAERVREGAVDLALVRMPVADLAGVEVREVAKERTVLAVPLGHPLAGAASIPLSRLRDEEFVTASPRAISELRQMIQDACREAGFAPRSRAQAEDLTSMLGYTAAGMCVSFVPERVAALGHPLVRFVPLEGDADRLVTTVAALSRPAADPAVTTLLKLMQRHRPEIEGPNATRTETPTPEPAQAQAATEAPELASASQDVEGAGNPTEDRRA
- a CDS encoding TioE family transcriptional regulator: MGENLQSRGRLRPVDLARGHGLSTQAIRNYEEAGILPVAERTPHGYRAYTPLHAAALRAFLALVPGHGHQTATSIMRAVHQDAADEAFRLIDESHAQLLDDRRTLQAVERALRDLEPTATRSEPGAEPASPSPLSGTADTFIGPLADRLGIRPATLRKWERAGLVRPRRAPGTGYRLYGEADVRDVQLTHQLRRGGYLLEQIAPLITQVRAAGGLEPLEAALHDWHGRLSARGRAMLTGAAELETYLRERG
- a CDS encoding cytochrome P450 produces the protein MDGEGSSYGHRRIERETTAADCPVSRADDGSWQVRGYDEARTVLRSTATVQAGLGIETVENLPSRIRRPVLYRDGPEHREHRRQTARFFTPRRVDEHYRDVMDRATRAQLNQLTSTGRALLSELTFNVAIEVACAVIGLTESRPGIKRRLERFFPERFGTPGLTSLHGIYWMMRQCTNWLRVYLGDVRPAVRARRRGRRDDLISHLLDEGCSTNEILGECLTFAAAGMVTTREFISAAAWHLFSDAALLTHYQTAHEAGRIAVLTEILRLDPVIGRLSRRTIEPLDLSGNGDAALTVPTGERIDILVDRTNLDERAVGRQPQRICPGRAMSEGTGSPALSFGDGPHKCPGMHIALLETDVFLSSLFALPGLRMATPPTISFIDGIGSYELRHCVVEVDTAP
- a CDS encoding erythromycin esterase family protein; the protein is MAPDLQDTTHAVAAGAVMRLLSSRPQLLALGEPTHGEDTLLDLRNDLFRQLVEQEGYRTIAIESDCLRGLVVNDYVTSGTGSLDGVMERGFSHGFGASAANRELVRWMRAYNEGRPASERLHFAGFDGPLEITDAASPRQPLTALHAYLSAHVDADLLPCTADSLDRLLGTDGRWSNPAAMMDPTQSVGQSPDAAQLRLLADDLTSLLDEQSPHLVTETSRADWDRARLYARTATGLLRYHFRMADTSPGRMTRLVGIRDQMMADNLLALAERRPTLVFAHNLHLQRHKSTMRMGELPLEWWGAGALVNARLGEEYAFLATALGTIRHQGVDTPPTDTVEGRLYALPEDRYVIDAPRLATALAETHPAPRVSPWFGYFPLDPAHLAGSDAIVYVKDVPQT